A genomic region of Candidatus Pseudomonas phytovorans contains the following coding sequences:
- a CDS encoding response regulator transcription factor produces the protein MHSIFIVDDHPVIRLAVRMLLENQNYKIVGESDNGVDAMQMIREAAPDLVILDISIPKLDGLEVLSRFQAMALPLKVLVLTAQSPALFAVRCMHSGAAGYVCKQEDLSELLSAIKAVLAGYNYFPSQAIKHNQTTDTDLQLFRQVNDRELMVLQLFAQGRSNKEIAKGMFLSSKTVSTYKKRLMHKLQVSTLVDLIEMAKRNALV, from the coding sequence ATGCACTCCATATTTATTGTCGACGACCATCCTGTCATCCGCCTGGCCGTCCGTATGCTGCTGGAAAACCAGAATTACAAGATTGTCGGCGAGTCGGACAATGGCGTGGACGCCATGCAGATGATTCGTGAAGCCGCACCCGACCTGGTCATCCTCGACATCAGCATCCCCAAGCTAGACGGGCTGGAGGTGCTTTCGCGCTTCCAGGCCATGGCCCTGCCATTGAAGGTTCTGGTATTGACCGCGCAGTCTCCCGCACTGTTTGCCGTGCGTTGCATGCACTCCGGTGCCGCCGGCTATGTGTGCAAGCAGGAAGACCTGAGCGAACTGCTCAGTGCAATCAAGGCAGTACTGGCCGGTTACAACTACTTCCCCAGCCAGGCCATAAAGCATAACCAGACAACCGATACCGACCTGCAACTTTTCCGCCAGGTCAATGACCGCGAATTGATGGTGCTGCAACTCTTCGCCCAAGGCCGCAGCAACAAGGAAATTGCCAAGGGCATGTTCCTCAGCAGCAAGACAGTCAGTACCTACAAGAAGCGCCTCATGCACAAACTTCAGGTCAGTACACTGGTTGATCTGATCGAAATGGCCAAACGCAACGCGCTGGTCTGA
- a CDS encoding transporter substrate-binding domain-containing protein, whose product MTQPIARLLLALLLFSGVAQATYHEASSYMLLARSSAKPTQPELTAEQRQWLEGRQELVLGTSAPDYPPFDITSGGRDYQGLTAEYASLIGTALQLPVRVLRFPSRQAAVEALRHGDIDLLGSANGYEAASDGLALSHPYAIDQPVLVTREDESRVLDMGLGGMRLGMLYHYLPKQEVRSTYPTAELLAFASSSQALNAVAFGQADVYIGDTISTHYLLNRGHLPRLRMANFGQHEAIGFGFALRKQDTQLLALVNATLDSQTPALRASIFKRWSAGSDLLLTDRKLQLTDAEEQWLQEHPVMRVTIDDTAAPLSYFNGSGHFRGITADLLELISLRTGLRFEVQRASGIADMIARLKDGRADVIAALATGGVTEVDLQISRPYLESAFVLVGRKDDKELNTLEQLQGHRVAVTRYSAMDAMLPRHYPQIGWVETESAFYSMALLNSGAVDAVITTLIDANHALPSNPGLVIRTTVGSESASFAMATSTPSQAMVSILDKALLSISPEELGVINNRWRGFGQHDDGNGKGYSRVALQVVLAMVALLLLALLWNARLRLQIRQRQRAERALNDQLAFTRALLNGTPHPMYVRDREGCLQSCNYSYLEAVQARSEEVIGKQLEGSLFADVEQTRQIQADYLKVMAAGSPLIMDRPLRIKGREMTIYHWILPYRDSLGEVQGIIGGWINISERRQLVIELRQAKQQADDANRAKSTFLATISHEIRTPMNAVIGMLELAVKRADQGRVDRSALELAHHSANDLLGLIGDILDIARIESGHLSLAPQAVDLAALVESVGRIFEGQARQKGLALEVMITPAARCHARLDPLRFKQVLSNLVSNAIKFTEHGQVRIGVGLLNDGNTTPAVLELEVRDSGIGIHADDLQRLFNPFIQANPHSQGARAGTGLGLAICRSLCEMMGGSLTIKSLEDVGTQVRLKMPLQRVDATALPAPLPEDLHVPDPRLNVLVIDDHPANLQLMAQQLGYLGLEHASARDGREGLATWRAGDFDVLVLDCNMPYMNGYQLATAVRTEERHGKRPRCTILGYTANAQPEVHRKCLSAGMDDCLLKPISLSTLSQRLASIRPRRQQQNRHKPYHLDGLAAVVGPDPADRQRFLLALQQSLHADLATLMALDPKQDSRAIYEQAHKVLSAARMLQAPGLMAACEALEASDFPTAQLRLRRQALARHMCRVERVLAKELAACACTQAGSETC is encoded by the coding sequence ATGACGCAACCTATCGCTCGCCTGCTGCTAGCCCTGCTCCTGTTCAGCGGCGTAGCACAGGCCACCTATCATGAAGCCTCGTCTTATATGTTACTGGCTCGGTCATCGGCCAAGCCGACGCAACCCGAACTCACGGCCGAACAACGGCAATGGCTCGAGGGCCGGCAGGAACTGGTACTGGGCACGTCGGCGCCGGACTACCCGCCGTTCGACATCACCAGTGGCGGCCGCGACTATCAGGGCCTCACCGCCGAGTACGCGAGCCTTATCGGCACGGCCCTGCAGTTACCTGTGCGGGTGCTGCGTTTCCCCAGCCGGCAGGCGGCGGTGGAGGCGCTCAGGCACGGCGATATTGACCTGCTTGGCAGCGCCAACGGCTACGAAGCAGCCAGCGACGGCCTGGCGCTGTCACACCCGTATGCCATTGACCAACCCGTACTGGTCACACGCGAAGACGAAAGCCGGGTGCTCGACATGGGCCTGGGCGGCATGCGCCTGGGTATGCTCTACCATTACCTGCCCAAGCAGGAAGTACGTAGCACCTACCCCACGGCCGAACTGCTGGCTTTTGCCTCCTCCAGCCAAGCCTTGAACGCCGTCGCGTTCGGTCAGGCCGATGTGTATATCGGCGACACCATCTCCACCCATTACCTGCTCAACCGCGGCCACCTGCCGCGCCTGCGCATGGCCAATTTCGGCCAACACGAAGCCATCGGCTTCGGCTTTGCCTTGCGCAAGCAGGACACGCAGTTGCTGGCGCTGGTGAACGCCACTCTGGACAGCCAGACACCGGCCCTGCGCGCCAGCATCTTCAAACGCTGGAGCGCCGGCAGCGATCTGCTGCTGACCGACCGCAAGCTGCAACTGACCGACGCCGAGGAACAGTGGCTGCAGGAACACCCGGTGATGCGCGTGACGATCGATGATACAGCTGCACCGCTATCCTATTTTAATGGCTCGGGGCATTTTCGCGGCATCACCGCCGACCTGCTGGAGCTCATCAGCCTGCGCACCGGCTTGCGTTTTGAAGTGCAGCGTGCCAGCGGCATTGCCGACATGATCGCCCGCCTCAAGGATGGCCGCGCAGATGTCATTGCCGCACTGGCCACTGGCGGAGTGACCGAAGTCGACCTGCAAATCAGCCGGCCCTACCTGGAGAGCGCCTTCGTGCTGGTCGGCCGCAAGGACGACAAGGAGCTGAACACGCTTGAGCAGTTGCAGGGGCATCGGGTCGCCGTTACCCGCTACAGCGCCATGGACGCCATGCTGCCCCGGCACTATCCGCAAATCGGCTGGGTCGAGACTGAAAGCGCGTTCTACTCCATGGCTTTGCTCAACAGCGGTGCCGTCGATGCGGTGATCACCACGCTGATCGACGCCAACCATGCCTTGCCCAGCAACCCCGGGCTGGTCATTCGCACCACAGTCGGCAGCGAATCCGCCAGCTTCGCCATGGCCACCAGCACCCCGTCACAGGCAATGGTGTCGATCCTCGACAAGGCCCTGCTGAGCATCTCGCCCGAAGAGCTGGGGGTGATCAACAATCGCTGGCGTGGCTTCGGGCAGCATGATGATGGCAACGGCAAGGGCTACAGCCGGGTAGCGCTCCAAGTGGTGCTGGCCATGGTCGCTCTCCTGCTGCTGGCCTTGCTCTGGAACGCACGCCTGCGCCTGCAGATTCGCCAGCGCCAACGCGCCGAACGCGCCCTGAACGATCAACTGGCGTTCACGCGCGCCCTGCTCAACGGCACGCCCCACCCCATGTACGTGCGTGATCGCGAAGGCTGCCTGCAAAGCTGCAACTACAGCTATCTGGAAGCCGTGCAGGCCCGCTCCGAAGAAGTCATCGGCAAACAGCTGGAAGGCAGCCTGTTTGCCGACGTCGAGCAGACCCGGCAGATCCAGGCCGACTACCTGAAAGTCATGGCCGCCGGCTCGCCGTTGATCATGGACCGGCCACTGCGGATCAAGGGCCGCGAAATGACCATCTATCACTGGATACTGCCGTACCGCGACTCGCTGGGAGAGGTGCAGGGCATCATCGGCGGCTGGATCAACATCAGCGAGCGCCGTCAGCTGGTCATTGAGTTGCGTCAGGCCAAGCAGCAAGCCGACGATGCCAACCGCGCCAAGAGTACCTTCCTGGCCACCATCAGCCATGAAATCCGTACCCCGATGAACGCCGTCATCGGCATGCTCGAACTGGCGGTCAAGCGCGCCGACCAAGGCCGGGTAGACCGCAGCGCACTGGAGTTGGCCCACCATTCGGCCAACGATTTGCTGGGCCTGATCGGCGATATTCTCGACATCGCGCGCATCGAGTCAGGGCACCTGTCGCTGGCCCCGCAAGCGGTCGACCTCGCAGCGCTGGTCGAGTCGGTCGGGCGTATTTTCGAGGGGCAGGCGCGGCAGAAGGGCCTGGCCCTGGAGGTGATGATTACACCCGCAGCGCGCTGTCACGCACGGCTCGACCCTCTGCGTTTCAAACAGGTGTTGTCCAACCTGGTGAGCAACGCCATCAAGTTCACCGAGCATGGCCAGGTTCGCATCGGCGTCGGTCTGCTGAATGACGGCAATACCACGCCCGCAGTACTGGAACTGGAAGTGCGCGACAGTGGCATCGGCATCCATGCAGACGACTTGCAACGCCTGTTCAATCCGTTCATCCAGGCCAACCCGCATAGCCAGGGTGCCCGAGCGGGAACGGGACTGGGCCTGGCCATCTGCCGCAGCCTGTGCGAAATGATGGGTGGCAGCCTGACCATCAAAAGCCTGGAAGATGTAGGCACCCAGGTACGCCTGAAGATGCCGCTGCAGCGGGTTGATGCCACTGCCTTGCCGGCCCCTCTGCCGGAAGACCTTCACGTACCCGACCCACGGCTGAACGTGCTGGTGATTGATGACCACCCCGCCAACCTGCAACTCATGGCACAACAGCTTGGCTACCTTGGCCTGGAGCACGCCAGCGCCCGCGATGGCCGCGAGGGCCTGGCCACCTGGCGGGCGGGAGACTTCGATGTGCTGGTGCTCGACTGCAACATGCCGTACATGAACGGTTACCAACTGGCAACCGCCGTGCGCACCGAAGAACGCCATGGCAAGCGGCCGCGCTGCACCATCCTGGGCTATACCGCAAACGCGCAGCCGGAAGTCCACCGCAAGTGCCTCAGTGCCGGCATGGACGACTGCCTGCTCAAGCCCATCAGCCTCAGCACCCTCAGCCAGCGCCTTGCCAGCATTCGCCCGCGCCGCCAGCAACAAAATCGGCACAAACCTTACCATCTGGACGGCCTGGCCGCAGTCGTCGGGCCCGACCCCGCCGACCGCCAGCGCTTCCTGCTGGCCTTGCAGCAGAGCCTGCACGCAGACCTGGCCACCTTGATGGCGTTGGACCCGAAGCAGGACAGCCGAGCCATCTACGAGCAGGCCCACAAGGTGCTAAGCGCCGCACGCATGCTGCAAGCCCCCGGCCTGATGGCAGCCTGCGAAGCGCTGGAGGCCAGCGATTTTCCGACAGCACAGCTGCGCTTGCGGCGCCAGGCGCTGGCGCGGCACATGTGCCGTGTGGAACGGGTCTTGGCCAAGGAACTGGCCGCCTGCGCATGCACTCAGGCAGGCAGCGAGACGTGTTAA
- a CDS encoding DUF4238 domain-containing protein translates to MELFDLTKLKNKKHQHYVPQFYLELWMSHDGFFVKNSMGAVPKIYLKKTTVDVGEENFFYKIEMDDVVWDMLYYRFGEEAKSNAVIAQVMQDLFMLKAMDDVVTKGIGIVNNDEAMRDNAREILEYLKRHHLENAYSNIEGAVSIEIESFSKSQNSDLWVPPSAETFMHILVFFCFQSLRTKQRMHNLESQIAEMYLERGDESIQLNSEQKKSVMKCMLYILSYQLCQKLFAAGCSMTISKNHTKLNYLTSDCPAMYFDKASLQAGAKSFGVMPLSPKLLVHISVPDENVRSEQSIKMVDVYDAGIIKKANELVLEYSHNFVFAKKKKDLRWE, encoded by the coding sequence ATGGAATTGTTTGACTTGACAAAATTGAAAAACAAGAAACACCAGCATTATGTGCCGCAGTTTTATCTCGAGCTGTGGATGTCTCATGACGGCTTCTTTGTTAAGAATAGCATGGGTGCTGTTCCTAAAATATATCTAAAAAAAACAACCGTTGATGTAGGTGAGGAAAACTTTTTCTACAAAATTGAGATGGATGATGTGGTTTGGGATATGTTGTATTACCGATTCGGAGAGGAAGCGAAATCCAATGCTGTTATTGCACAGGTGATGCAAGATCTTTTTATGCTGAAAGCAATGGATGACGTAGTTACCAAAGGCATTGGAATAGTAAATAATGATGAAGCTATGCGTGATAATGCGAGAGAAATACTGGAGTATTTGAAAAGACATCATCTCGAGAATGCTTATTCTAATATTGAAGGTGCGGTTTCAATCGAGATTGAGTCATTCAGTAAGTCTCAAAATTCAGACTTGTGGGTTCCTCCGTCTGCTGAAACGTTCATGCATATTTTAGTTTTTTTCTGTTTTCAATCGCTGCGAACAAAGCAGCGTATGCATAATCTAGAATCACAAATTGCTGAAATGTATTTGGAGCGGGGGGATGAGTCTATTCAGCTCAATTCTGAGCAGAAAAAATCCGTCATGAAATGCATGTTATATATTTTATCTTATCAGTTGTGTCAGAAGCTTTTTGCTGCTGGTTGTAGCATGACTATCTCAAAAAATCATACAAAGCTCAATTATCTTACCTCTGACTGTCCTGCAATGTACTTTGATAAGGCTAGTCTTCAGGCAGGAGCTAAGTCTTTTGGTGTCATGCCTCTTTCCCCTAAGTTGCTCGTTCATATCAGTGTGCCAGACGAGAATGTGCGAAGCGAGCAGAGCATCAAGATGGTTGATGTTTATGATGCAGGTATCATAAAAAAAGCAAACGAACTGGTACTAGAGTATTCGCATAATTTTGTGTTTGCTAAGAAGAAAAAAGATTTGCGTTGGGAATAA
- a CDS encoding YggL family protein — protein sequence MATNRSRRLRKKLCVDEFQELGFELNLEFKEDLDDQAIDAFLDAFLEEAMDANGLDYVGGDDYGLVCSVKRGSASEEQRAAVEAWLKGRSELTKIEVSPLLDAWYPEKPINKAE from the coding sequence ATGGCCACAAACCGCTCCCGTCGTCTGCGCAAAAAGCTGTGTGTAGACGAGTTTCAGGAATTGGGCTTCGAGCTGAACCTGGAATTCAAGGAAGATCTGGATGACCAGGCTATCGATGCTTTCCTCGATGCGTTCCTGGAAGAAGCGATGGACGCCAACGGCCTGGATTATGTAGGCGGTGACGATTACGGCCTGGTGTGCTCGGTCAAACGCGGCTCGGCCAGCGAAGAACAGCGCGCAGCCGTTGAAGCCTGGCTCAAGGGCCGTAGCGAACTGACCAAGATCGAAGTCAGCCCGCTGCTGGACGCCTGGTACCCGGAAAAGCCGATCAACAAGGCTGAGTAA
- a CDS encoding AAA family ATPase yields the protein MGNLRIQKIVYQGANYHFESPIFDENLILIEGDNGTGKSTFCNLIYYGLGGRVNEFSRKEKKEQHKEITSDKDNRVDLYIKINEESFKLTRYIEDNDITISSTLEVSDIQTKSLALIHNGDVAPIILQVFRSQESEYIFSDWILSKLKISVVELYQGHRNFKINFNDLMRLIYHDQQPDPRGVYKKLDTQNNFMNDSELLRKAIFELLVGKTYSDYYDSLSKSKALEKEKIIAAGLLKEYSRIIEELSGSSEPLNITFLQKNLQEKENQLEKLHDSRNKFKSGRGTKTTTVDYALIDLKNKITEKQLALSELNQTLISTIGERHKLNSIKESTLREISQISKIIHSHDQLNLFSADTCPYCLGRVERIAGHCVCGSEIREEQYQRFFYTSKEYKDIYKSKIKTTHTIEIAITDCEQELSATQKAIMHIEAELPELMRKIEERVDNLDTPIDLDTINDIDDEILNTRQDIETIRQQMEAEGKNVRLTNDYERKRSDHETAKLLTDRLEANAKIDIQDKVGKLSAIYNKLMTDSLPDCNVARISIEDYLPIVGGGEYREASSAVSKRLMYYLALMNLSLSEENVPFPRFLIIDTPETSGIELDNLKRCLEKIGELDHYGKPYQVILTTGLKKYPDSFLKYRKIYLPDKQHRLLIKN from the coding sequence ATGGGAAATTTAAGAATCCAAAAGATAGTTTACCAAGGTGCGAACTATCATTTTGAGTCCCCCATATTCGATGAGAACCTTATTCTTATAGAAGGTGACAATGGCACAGGTAAAAGCACCTTTTGCAACCTGATTTACTATGGTCTCGGCGGTAGAGTTAATGAATTCAGTCGAAAAGAGAAAAAAGAACAGCACAAAGAAATAACGAGCGATAAAGACAATCGGGTTGATCTTTACATAAAGATAAATGAGGAAAGCTTCAAGCTCACAAGATACATAGAAGACAATGACATAACTATATCTTCGACATTAGAAGTAAGTGATATTCAGACAAAGTCTCTCGCACTCATACATAATGGCGACGTTGCTCCAATCATATTGCAAGTATTCCGCTCGCAAGAGTCTGAATATATATTTTCGGATTGGATTTTATCGAAGCTAAAAATATCTGTTGTAGAGCTATATCAGGGTCATCGAAATTTTAAAATAAATTTCAATGACCTTATGCGTCTTATATATCATGACCAGCAACCAGATCCGAGAGGGGTCTACAAAAAGCTGGACACTCAAAACAACTTCATGAACGACTCCGAGCTTTTGAGGAAAGCTATCTTTGAACTTTTAGTCGGTAAAACATACTCAGATTATTATGACTCTCTTTCCAAGTCGAAGGCATTGGAGAAGGAAAAAATCATCGCGGCAGGACTTCTAAAAGAATACTCGCGGATCATAGAGGAATTATCAGGAAGTTCAGAGCCTCTCAACATTACTTTCCTACAAAAAAACCTGCAGGAAAAAGAAAATCAGTTAGAAAAACTGCATGACTCACGAAATAAATTCAAAAGTGGTAGAGGCACAAAAACGACAACGGTAGATTATGCACTAATAGACCTAAAAAATAAAATAACTGAAAAGCAACTCGCACTAAGCGAATTAAATCAAACGTTAATTTCAACGATCGGAGAAAGACATAAGCTTAACTCTATAAAAGAGAGCACTCTTAGAGAGATTTCACAAATATCCAAAATAATTCATTCTCACGATCAGCTTAATTTGTTTTCAGCAGACACTTGCCCGTATTGCTTAGGGAGAGTTGAGCGTATAGCCGGTCATTGTGTGTGTGGCTCCGAAATCAGAGAGGAACAGTATCAACGTTTTTTTTATACATCCAAAGAATACAAAGATATTTACAAGTCTAAGATAAAAACTACTCATACAATTGAAATAGCAATAACTGACTGCGAGCAAGAGCTGAGTGCTACCCAAAAAGCCATCATGCATATTGAGGCTGAACTTCCTGAGTTAATGCGAAAAATAGAAGAGCGTGTTGATAATCTCGACACGCCAATAGATCTCGATACGATAAATGATATTGATGATGAAATTTTAAATACCCGTCAAGATATAGAAACGATACGCCAACAAATGGAGGCGGAGGGTAAGAATGTTCGTCTGACAAACGATTACGAAAGGAAAAGAAGCGACCATGAAACAGCAAAGTTATTGACAGATCGGCTTGAGGCCAATGCTAAGATAGACATACAAGATAAAGTCGGTAAACTGAGTGCAATATATAATAAACTCATGACCGACTCGCTTCCGGACTGTAATGTCGCACGAATCAGTATAGAAGATTACTTACCAATAGTTGGTGGCGGTGAATACAGGGAGGCCAGTTCGGCTGTATCAAAAAGGCTGATGTATTACCTAGCACTTATGAACTTATCTCTTTCAGAGGAAAACGTCCCTTTCCCAAGATTCCTGATTATAGATACGCCAGAAACATCAGGAATTGAGCTAGATAATCTTAAACGCTGCTTGGAAAAAATTGGAGAGCTTGACCACTATGGAAAACCTTACCAAGTAATACTCACTACGGGTCTAAAAAAGTATCCTGACAGCTTCCTAAAATACAGAAAAATTTACTTGCCGGACAAGCAGCATCGATTGCTTATTAAAAACTAG